One Candidatus Eisenbacteria bacterium genomic region harbors:
- a CDS encoding 4Fe-4S binding protein yields MYRITSACTGCGVCAADCPVEAIEETTRRLYAIDAQTCTECGICEDVCPEEAVTYEDVAASQPAAEVLAQAAS; encoded by the coding sequence ATGTACCGAATTACCTCCGCGTGCACCGGGTGCGGCGTCTGCGCTGCGGACTGCCCCGTCGAAGCCATCGAGGAAACCACCCGCCGGTTGTATGCGATCGACGCGCAAACCTGCACCGAGTGCGGGATCTGCGAAGACGTGTGCCCGGAAGAGGCGGTCACCTACGAAGACGTGGCGGCGTCCCAGCCGGCTGCGGAGGTCCTGGCCCAGGCGGCAAGCTGA